The proteins below are encoded in one region of Callospermophilus lateralis isolate mCalLat2 chromosome 9, mCalLat2.hap1, whole genome shotgun sequence:
- the Xirp2 gene encoding xin actin-binding repeat-containing protein 2 isoform X1 translates to MAKYQAAVSRGDCRSFSANMMEESEMCTVPGGLAKVKKQFEKDKISSSCNTFSQYQYQHQNRSEQEVIHSSQEIRRNDQEVSKAHGIDVLQTEMVSHLEKHTKELKQASQFQQYVQETVIDTPEDEEVPKVSTKFLKEQFEKSAQEKVLYSDKETTTPAKQMKIDYKYEDSIKPSSVVGSSSSSYSSTSQRKETSASRYSDDSIASSTLAQVNATPSGMMEEFPPPPPDVLQTPIDVSAFSQSPEVSSPPKRLPIPKDLYSKQRNLYELNRLYKHIHPELRKNLEKDYISEVSEIVTRSQVNSGSSVSADVQHARYVFENTNESSQKDLNSERECLEWDEILKGEVQSMRWIFENQPLDSINHGSPDGCDTSKGITDQEIIAGGDVKYTTWMFETQPMDTLGVHSSVTDANVKKVPELARGDVHTARWMFETRPLDSMNKMHQSQDGSALAAIKDISGADVKTVRYMFETQRLDQIGQLHSVDEANLLQLRSELKEIKGNVKRSIKCFETQPLYVIRDGSGQMLEIKTVHREDVEKGDVRTARWMFETQRLDTINKDITEIKVVRGISMEENVKGGVSRAKWLFETQPLEKIKEELEEIITEKETVIGTDVSKKCWMFETQPLDILKEVPDADPVSPEEIIGGDVQTTKHLFETLPMEALKDSPDVGKLQKITASEEEKGDVRHQKWIFENQPLEEIREGKKEYTRTVKLEEVDRGDVRNYTHIFESNNLIKVDASHKMEVEGITRGAVELNKSLFETTPLYAIQDHLGKYHQVKTVQQEEILRGDVRSCRWLFETRPIDQFDESLHKFQIIRGISAQEIQAGNVKSAKWLFETQPLDSIKYFSHVEETESKTEQTAEIVKGDVKTCKWLFETQPMESLYEKVSSMTESEAIHKGDVKTCTWLFETQPLDAIRNDSETTVKLQTVKQEEIQGGDVRTACFLFETENLDNIQGEEGKETKHMEMEIQPGDVSSMRYKFENQSLDSISSSSEEVLKKIKTLKSEDIQKGNVLNCRWLFENQPIDRIKASQEDSGSVKTVTDIQGGDVRKGCFIFETFSLDEIKEESDFTSTKQTITEEVIKGDVKSYRMLFETQPLYAIQDREGYYHEVTTVKKEEVIHGDVRGTRWLFETRPLDSINESQTVYVIKSVTQEDIHKGDVSSVRYRFETQPLDQISEEAHNVVPTVDCIQGGNVKTSKQFFESENTGKSNYIRTVSVSEIQKGNVKTSTWLFETHRIDELRGEGSEYENIKTVTQEDVQKGDVKQAVWLFENQSLDSIKEADESPTKMTKEEIPPSDVKTTTWLFETTPLHEFNENRIEKVEIIGKSIKETLRDLYSQKVIEAPGIIIEADEVGDVRMAKYKLMNQSSPEIQKEEIVRVDLSSIMMNLLSKRDSTKREICVSEEEKGNVNFTKTQFLNRPTEFHAEKEEIVRGDVQQAIKKLLSEERPAKRGILIQEDERGDVNMTIYCLLHENASHAIQREEVIGGDVRRTIHNLLSSSSHSKISERAKIDASERGNVQFFTTCIETGALDYLKQLQAGSDETLMAKNPVEKEIIGGDVEGTKLLLKRRQSQVERTVSEADIVPGDVHNTVKVFTAEPQSSSYETHKERIAKEDLKSTLNSLSQAIKEKAVTKTEETIKGDMLATLRSLQESSHRWKESQQPSAIPGNIEQAIECLEKATNTRTEILKKELIRDDLEKSLRSLKEAQRGFKEVNKERIIKKDNQAGMVGSSERQETEIDQVAMQRDKKSVLQPRPGAFEPKAGWQGRADALSTMRGESYHGTLIEERSEITLPKAPKGTVKIVIDREQNNDALEKSLRRLSNSHHQAITNVLETGSRKGVQTDATKEQQLSDKYMSRQLASTVSMKENLKSTDSETGSKLKKDEVLNSTRSTAGSLEKQQTQTRELKNDHQKTEAFHAKSLKKTKNIKIPTEAQRSTPGFTQQPGNTQIAEMYEVTRDFEKQTVLKQEMQYSNKDIKKNSMNLQPLPKDEDIANITGVKVSEKNHSKFKATDKKQKTDSYMESQDFLMKTNTSKDLKMAMERSLNPINFNPENNVKESEGSLPPPSPPPPPPSNASSEIEFPLPPPPPLILLPEKYEFPPSLSTEKIRAEFENFPGLPLPPPPADEKSEKECQSIFLPPPSPPAPSQKPVHLLSSSVPEKHSEAFIQQYSPKDVLSSQQTHSQSKVIKGKSPPPTLPKPKFPKIIENKKNQLFPKVEVEDSLSDLECKTTTPLKHQKRVETTTSSEHTETKQNTFRKSLEERKQLSIDSVKSLSQTVPETATLKGKQMAPLIKSHSFPSGSGQQSPKPYMRKFKTPLMIAEEKYRQQREELEKQRKEMSYCHIVKTESQNQDLSELEKETLLQKRNKDVPLPKMGSELPVTQPNPDSQSNVQVAGARSDDQLSMASAVTVSATRLQPAQAASEETNVKKDVLQSSRDITQSKSTCEMNQSHHECTTQQTQQKCREQLDLPQSKPGSLSVKAKTIKLPTVDHRVKETDANYESHLKHSQVDVQAITKQQFQESEKTEASTEYSNKQSVTEKYHQLPKKEKRVTIQLPTGFSEKNHERKPKIVPEKQREFREPVRQKLLETEEKNQGASMMSTKEERLIVEGKQEHLSNRSTPKAVKQKIIDAHCDSQTQNFQQTQIQTSESTAEHKKLSQQCDSLQEKICLRDKGIQQKQVSSNTKDSKQEITQNKSSFSSVKESQQDNGKCVVNILEFLRKREELQQILSRVKQFETEPNTSGLKTFQTLLNIIPVWLISEEKREYGVHIAMENNFEKVKEEIAHIKTQAEDMLVYCENKIQTAMITSKTGTQGNKTTSLNEASSKASNIKASYNKNMEQKEKKIVEEKIVLHQEAAHQEATIRNHTKTHEEIKLDDSKISPPSLKTRPPSPTFITIESTARRTETSAKDELSQSPKKDSCVEPPPRGPKPQSSGICRANTSPSPPRSRSEQLVKLKDTTAKLSRGTVPCPPATPVPIVEKRTEIIRSPATLRRQIKIESRDRGSPPTITIPVHVNHAGGGSFRESMEAQEEVRKVEKRATYVHKDGVNSINGIGPDTESYDAVEIIRKVEVPCRSELTQRYEAANRTVQMAENFVKDHENEINRWFREFEDGPIFEAKSDRRVYANGEASHDIKQESSTFCKEEFGSTSLGNTNFADFSYKYPIEFQEKISVKQPRVRSETRSISEHFSGMDAFESQAVGSKVTASSSHSSEAGKSGFGFKHAPPTYEDVIAGHILDISDSPKELRRNFQKTWQESERVFQSLGYATSDASATETTFQEGSAFLNEAATPRQGNMYTLSKDSISNGVLSGRQAEFS, encoded by the exons GAGGTAATCCATAGCAGTCAGGAAATTAGAAGAAATGATCAAGAAGTTTCCAAAGCACATGGAATTGATGTTCTCCAAACAGAAATG gtGTCTCATCTTGAAAAGCACACCAAGGAACTAAAACAAGCTTCTCAGTTTCAACAGTATGTTCAAGAAACAG TTATCGATACACCTGAGGATGAAGAAGTTCCTAAGGTTTCAACTAAGTTTCTAAAAGAGCAATTTGAAAAATCTGCCCAGGAAAAGGTCCTTTATTCTGACAAAGAGACAACAACCCCTGCCAAGCAGATGAAG ATTGATTATAAATATGAAGACTCTATAAAGCCATCATCTGTTGTgggttcctcttcctcttcttactCTTCAACTAGCCAAAGGAAGGAAACGTCTGCTTCAAGATATAGTGATGACAGTATCGCTTCCTCAACTCTGGCACAAGTTAATGCCACTCCTTCGGGAATGATGGAAGAATTTCCTCCTCCACCACCTGATGTACTTCAAACTCCAATAGATGTGTCAGCATTTTCCCAGTCCCCTGAAGTCTCCAGCCCTCCTAAGAGACTACCAATCCCCAAAGATTTATATTCTAAGCAAAGAAATTTGTATGAATTAAACCGCTTATATAAACATATCCATCCTGAGTTAAGGAAAAATTTGGAAAAAGATTATATCAGTGAGGTCTCTGAGATTGTTACTAGAAGTCAAGTGAACTCAGGGAGCTCAGTTTCAGCAGATGTGCAGCATGCTCGGtatgtttttgaaaatacaaatgaGAGTTCTCAAAAAGATCTGAACTCAGAAAGAGAGTGCTTGGAATGGGATGAAATCCTGAAAGGGGAGGTgcagtccatgagatggatctttGAGAATCAGCCATTGGATTCTATCAACCATGGCTCTCCAGATGGATGTGACACTTCCAAGGGCATCACTGACCAAGAAATCATTGCTGGTGGTGATGTGAAGTATACCACATGGATGTTTGAAACCCAACCCATGGATACACTAGGGGTTCATTCTTCTGTCACTGATGCAAATGTCAAGAAAGTGCCTGAGCTAGCCAGAGGAGATGTCCACACAGCCCGGTGGATGTTTGAAACAAGGCCATTAGACTCGATGAATAAAATGCATCAAAGTCAAGATGGATCGGCATTAGCTGCTATTAAGGACATAAGCGGGGCAGATGTCAAGACTGTGAGATACATGTTTGAGACTCAACGTCTGGATCAAATTGGGCAGCTTCATTCAGTGGATGAGGCTAACTTACTGCAGCTCAGATCTGAGCTCAAAGAAATTAAGGGAAACGTTAAGAGAAGTATAAAATGTTTTGAAACTCAACCATTATATGTTATTAGAGATGGTTCAGGTCAAATGCTAGAAATTAAAACCGTTCACAGAGAAGATGTAGAAAAGGGGGATGTGAGAACAGCCCGTTGGATGTTTGAAACACAGCGCTTAGACACAATCAACAAGGATATCACCGAAATTAAAGTTGTCAGGGGAATATCCATGGAGGAAAATGTCAAAGGCGGAGTGAGTAGGGCCAAGTGGTTATTTGAAACCCAACCTTtggaaaaaatcaaagaagagTTAGAAGAGATCATCACTGAAAAAGAAACAGTAATAGGCACAGATGTGTCCAAAAAGTGTTGGATGTTTGAAACGCAGCCATTAGACATTCTAAAAGAAGTTCCTGATGCAGATCCTGTATCACCTGAAGAGATCATAGGGGGCGATGTACAGACCACCAAGCACCTATTTGAAACGCTTCCAATGGAGGCCTTAAAAGACAGTCCTGATGTCGGAAAGCTTCAAAAAATCACTGCCTCTGAAGAAGAAAAAGGTGATGTCAGGCACCAGAAATGGATTTTTGAAAACCAACCACTGGAAGAGATACGAGAGGGTAAAAAAGAGTACACGCGaactgtgaagcttgaagaagtcGACAGAGGAGATGTCAGGAATTACACGCACATCTTTGAATCAAATAATCTAATCAAAGTTGATGCATCACATAAAATGGAAGTGGAAGGCATCACAAGGGGTGCCGTGGAGTTGAATAAATCTCTTTTTGAGACAACACCACTGTATGCTATTCAAGACCACCTTGGAAAATACCATCAAGTAAAGACAGTCCAGCAAGAAGAAATCCTAAGAGGCGACGTAAGAAGCTGTCGATGGCTTTTTGAAACAAGGCCCATTGACCAGTTTGATGAAAGTCTTCACAAATTTCAGATAATTAGAGGAATATCTGCTCAAGAAATACAGGCTGGAAATGTGAAGTCTGCTAAATGGTTGTTTGAAACCCAACCTCTTGATTCCATTAAATATTTCAGTCATGTGGAAGAAACAGAAAGTAAAACTGAACAAACTGCAGAGATTGTTAAAGGTGATGTCAAAACCTGTAAATGGCTATTTGAAACCCAGCCAATGGAGTCCCTTTATGAAAAGGTTTCATCAATGACTGAGAGTGAAGCAATTCATAAGGGAGATGTCAAAACCTGtacgtggctctttgaaacccagCCACTTGATGCCATAAGAAATGACTCTGAAACAACAGTCAAGTTACAGACTGTCAAACAGGAGGAGATCCAAGGTGGGGATGTTCGGACCGCatgttttctttttgagacagaaaATCTGGATAACATACAAGGAGAGGAGGGCAAAGAAaccaagcatatggaaatggagaTCCAACCTGGGGATGTCTCCAGCATGAGGTATAAATTTGAAAACCAGTCCTTAGATTCTATAAGTTCCAGTTCAGAGGaagttttgaaaaaaatcaaaaccctAAAAAGTGAAGATATTCAGAAAGGCAATGTCTTAAACTGTAGGTGGCTATTTGAAAACCAACCAATTGACAGGATAAAAGCAAGCCAAGAAGACAGTGGGTCAGTTAAGACAGTGACAGACATACAAGGTGGGGATGTAAGAAAAGGGTGCTTCATTTTTGAGACTTTTTCTTTAGATGAGATTAAAGAGGAATCTGACTTTACCAGCACCAAGCAGACAATTACTGAGGAAGTAATAAAGGGTGATGTAAAAAGCTACAGAATGCTCTTTGAAACCCAGCCTCTGTATGCGATTCAGGATCGAGAAGGTTATTATCATGAAGTGACAACAGTTAAAAAGGAAGAAGTGATTCATGGAGATGTGCGAGGAACAAGGTGGCTTTTCGAAACAAGACCATTAGACTCAATTAATGAATCACAAACTGTGTATGTTATTAAATCGGTCACACAAGAAGACATTCACAAGGGAGATGTTAGTTCTGTCAGATACAGATTTGAAACCCAGCCACTGGACCAGATTTCAGAAGAGGCACATAATGTTGTACCCACTGTCGACTGCATTCAAGGTGGCAATGTGAAGACGAGTAAGCAGTTCTTTGAGTCTGAAAATACTGGGAAGAGCAATTACATAAGGACGGTGAGCGTCAGTGAAATACAAAAGGGCAATGTGAAAACATCCACTTGGCTATTTGAAACTCACAGGATAGACGAGCTTAGAGGAGAAGGGTCAGAATATGAAAACATCAAGACAGTCACCCAGGAAGATGTGCAGAAAGGTGATGTTAAGCAGGCagtgtggctctttgaaaatcaaaGTTTGGATTCTATTAAGGAGGCAGATGAAAGCCCCACCAAAATGACCAAAGAAGAAATCCCTCCTTCTGATGTCAAGACAACGACATGGCTCTTTGAAACAACACCCCTTCATGAGTTTAATGAAAATCGAATAGAAAAGGTAGAAATTATTGGCAAGAGCATTAAAGAAACCTTGAGAGATCTCTACTCTCAAAAAGTTATCGAGGCTCCTGGAATCATCATTGAAGCGGATGAAGTGGGAGATGTCCGGATGGCAAAATACAAGCTCATGAACCAATCATCACCCGAGATACAGAAAGAAGAAATCGTCAGGGTGGATCTCAGTAGCATAATGATGAATTTACTTTCCAAAAGAGACAGTACCAAAAGAGAGATCTGCGTTAGTGAAGAGGAGAAGGGAAATGTCAATTTCACTAAAACTCAATTTTTAAACAGACCAACTGAATTTCATGCTGAAAAGGAAGAGATAGTGAGAGGTGATGTACAGCAAGCGATAAAAAAACTGTTGTCAGAGGAAAGACCTGCGAAGAGAGGCATTTTAATTCAGGAAGATGAGAGAGGAGATGTCAACATGACGATCTATTGTCTtcttcatgaaaatgccagtcacgcAATCCAGCGTGAGGAAGTCATAGGAGGTGATGTGAGGCGGACCATCCATAATCTGTTGTCTTCCTCATCACATAGTAAAATATCTGAAAGGGCTAAAATCGATGCTTCTGAGAGAGGAAATGTTCAgttttttaccacatgcatagAAACCGGAGCTTTGGATTATCTCAAACAACTCCAGGCAGGGTCTGATGAAACACTAATGGCTAAAAATCCAGTAGAGAAGGAAATAATCGGTGGTGACGTTGAGGGCACAAAACTGTTACTAAAGAGAAGGCAGTCTCAGGTGGAACGCACTGTTAGCGAAGCTGACATCGTTCCAGGAGACGTGCACAACACCGTTAAAGTGTTTACGGCAGAGCCTCAGAGTTCCTCTTATGAGACTCACAAAGAAAGAATTGCAAAAGAAGACTTGAAATCAACCCTGAATTCCCTCAGCCAGGCCATAAAAGAGAAAGCAGTGACTAAAACAGAAGAAACTATAAAAGGTGACATGCTAGCCACACTCAGGTCACTTCAGGAGTCAAGCCACCGATGGAAAGAATCTCAACAGCCAAGTGCCATCCCGGGTAATATTGAGCAAGCTATTGAGTGCCTCGAAAAGGCTACTAATACAAGGACAGAAATCCTGAAAAAGGAGCTTATTCGAGATGACCTAGAAAAATCCCTGAGGTCTTTGAAAGAAGCACAGAGAGGTTTTAAAGAAGTCAACAAAGAGAGAATCATCAAAAAAGATAACCAAGCTGGGATGGTTGGATCCTCAGAAAGGCAGGAAACAGAGATCGATCAGGTGGCTATGCAGAGGGACAAGAAAAGTGTTCTTCAGCCAAGGCCAGGAGCATTTGAGCCGAAAGCCGGCTGGCAAGGGAGGGCAGATGCTCTCAGTACAATGAGAGGTGAATCATATCATGGGACTTTAATTGAAGAAAGATCCGAGATTACTCTCCCAAAGGCCCCAAAAGGCACAGTAAAGATCGTTATAGATCGTGAACAAAACAATGATGCTCTTGAGAAAAGCCTCAGAAGACTATCCAATTCACACCACCAAGCTATAACAAATGTGTTGGAAACAGGcagcagaaagggtgtccagactGATGCTACTAAAGAGCAGCAGCTCAGTGACAAGTACATGAGCAGACAGTTAGCTTCCACTGTGTCAATGAAGGAAAACCTAAAGTCTACAGATTCAGAGACAGGGAGCAAGCTGAAGAAGGATGAAGTCCTCAACTCCACCCGATCAACCGCTGGATCACTTGAGAAGCAACAGACTCAAACCCGTGAATTGAAGAATGACCATCAGAAGACTGAGGCTTTCCACGCAAAGAGTCTTAAAAAGACCAAAAACATTAAAATACCCACAGAGGCACAGAGATCCACACCTGGTTTCACCCAGCAACCAGGCAACACGCAAATTGCAGAAATGTATGAAGTCACAAGGGACTTTGAGAAGCAAACTGTATTAAAGCAAGAAATGCAATATTCTAATAAGGATATAAAGAAAAATAGCATGAACCTTCAGCCTTTGCCTAAAGATGAAGACATAGCCAATATAACAGGAGTGAAAGTCTCTGAGAAAAACCACAGTAAATTCAAGGCAACtgacaaaaaacagaaaactgaTAGTTATATGGAAAGCCAGGACTTTCTAATGAAGACAAATACTTCCAAAGACTTAAAGATGGCAATGGAAAGGTCCCTTAATCCAATCAACTTTAACCCTGAGAATAACGTAAAAGAAAGTGAGGGCTCCCTTCCACCTCcatctccacctcctcctccaccttccaATGCATCATCTGAAATTgaatttcctcttcctcctccacctcctttaaTACTATTGCCTGAAAAATATGAGTTTCCTCCCTCACTGTCCACAGAGAAGATCAGGGCTGAATTTGAAAACTTCCCAGGCCTCCCGCTTCCTCCACCACCAGCAGATGAGAAATCTGAAAAAGAATGTCAATCAATATTTCTCCCACCTCCCTCTCCTCCAGCTCCATCTCAAAAACCAGTCCATCTTCTTTCCTCCTCAGTTCCAGAAAAGCACAGTGAAGCATTCATACAACAATATTCCCCAAAAGATGTCTTGAGCTCTCAGCAAACTCATTCTCAGTCTAAAGTCATAAAAGGAAAATCACCACCTCCTACATTACCCAAGCCCAAATTTCCCAagataattgaaaataaaaagaaccagctTTTCCCAAAAGTTGAAGTGGAAGATTCTTTGTCAGACCTGGAATGTAAAACAACTACTCCCTTAAAGCATCAGAAAAGAGTAGAGACTACAACTAGCAGTGAACACACAGAGACAAAGCAGAACACATTCAGAAAGAGCCTTGAGGAGAGGAAACAGCTATCGATTGActctgtaaagtctctctcacagacAGTTCCTGAAACTGCCACACTCAAGGGAAAGCAGATGGCACCTCTCATAAAATCCCACTCATTTCCCTCAGGTTCAGGACAACAAAGTCCAAAACCATATATGAGAAAATTTAAGACACCTTTAATGATTGCTGAAGAAAAATATAGGCAACAAAGGGAAGAGCTTGAAAAACAGAGAAAAGAGATGTCTTACTGCCACATTGTAAAAACAGAAAGTCAAAATCAAGACCTGTCAGAGCTGGAAAAGGAAACActtttacaaaaaagaaataaggacGTCCCCCTACCCAAAATGGGTTCGGAGCTTCCTGTGACCCAACCCAACCCAGACTCTCAAAGTAATGTTCAAGTTGCAGGAGCGCGCTCTGATGATCAGCTTTCAATGGCATCAGCAGTAACAGTCTCAGCCACCAGGCTCCAGCCTGCCCAAGCAGCCTCAGAAGAGACTAATGTGAAAAAAGATGTCTTGCAGAGCTCTAGGGATATTACACAGTCTAAATCCACTTGTGAAATGAACCAGAGTCACCATGAATGTACTACACAGCAAACACAGCAGAAGTGCCGGGAGCAGTTGGACTTGCCCCAAAGCAAACCAGGTTCCCTGAGTGTCAAAGCAAAAACCATCAAACTTCCCACTGTAGATCATAGGGTGAAAGAAACAGATGCCAACTATGAAAGTCACCTAAAGCACTCTCAAGTTGATGTTCAAGCTATTACCAAACAGCAGTTTCAGGAaagtgagaaaactgaagcaagtACAGAGTACAGTAATAAGCAATCTGTGACTGAAAAATATCACCAATTACCTAAAAAGgagaaaagagtgacaattcAACTGCCTACAGGATTTTCAGAGAAAAACCATGAAAGAAAGCCCAAGATTGTTCCTGAGAAACAAAGAGAATTTAGGGAACCTGTGAGACAAAAGCTTCTAGAgactgaagaaaaaaatcaggGGGCATCAATGATGAGTACCAAAGAAGAGAGATTGATAGTTGAAGGCAAACAAGAACATTTGAGTAATAGGTCAACACCAAAGGCAGTCAAACAGAAGATTATTGATGCACACTGTGATTCACAGACTCAAAATTTTCAGCAAACACAAATACAGACTTCTGAAAGTACAGCTGAACATAAAAAATTGTCCCAACAATGTGATAGTCTGCAGGAAAAAATATGCCTCAGAGACAAGGGCATCCAACAGAAGCAAGTCTCCTCCAATACTAAAGATTCAAAGCAAGAGATTACACAGAACaaatcttcattttcctctgtgaAAGAATCCCAGCAAGATAATGGAAAATGTGTTGTAAATATATTGGAATTCTTGAGAAAACGTGAAGAACTTCAACAGATTTTGTCTAGAGTAAAACAGTTTGAAACAGAGCCAAATACAAGTGGCCTTAAAACGTTTCAGACACTGTTAAATATTATTCCAGTATGGCTGATAAGTGAAGAAAAAAGAGAATATGGAGTTCACATTGCCATGGAGAATAATTTCGAAAAAGTCAAAGAAGAAATAGCACATATTAAAACTCAAGCCGAGGATATGCTTGTGTACtgtgaaaataaaattcaaacagCCATGATAACCTCCAAAACAGGAACTCAAGGAAATAAGACGACCAGTCTTAATGAAGCATCCTCAAAAGCGTCTAATATTAAAGCCAGCTATAATAAAAACatggaacaaaaagaaaagaaaattgtagaagaaaaaatagtgcTCCACCAAGAAGCAGCTCATCAAGAAGCTACTATTCGTAATCACACAAAAACCCATGAGGAAATTAAGCTGGATGACAGCAAGATCTCTCCTCCCTCTTTAAAAACTCGACCACCGTCCCCTACTTTTATAACAATTGAATCTACTGCCAGAAGAACAGAAACCTCAGCTAAGGATGAGCTTTCTCAGTCCCCTAAAAAGGACAGTTGTGTTGAACCCCCACCAAGAGGGCCAAAGCCACAATCATCTGGAATTTGCAGAGCAAATACCTCCCCTTCTCCACCCAGGAGTCGCTCTGAACAACTTGTCAAACTCAAAGACACGACGGCAAAGTTATCCAGAGGAACCGTTCCCTGTCCTCCAGCAACCCCGGTTCCAATTGTAGAGAAGAGGACTGAAATCATCAGGTCCCCAGCAACACTCCGTCGTCAAATAAAGATAGAAAGTCGTGACAGAGGCTCTCCACCGACGATCACAATACCTGTGCATGTGAATCATGCTGGCGGTGGTTCCTTCAGAGAATCCATGGAAGCTCAAGAGGAAGTTAGGAAAGTGGAGAAAAGGGCGACATATGTTCATAAAGATGGAGTGAATTCCATCAATGGCATAGGGCCAGACACCGAGAGTTACGATGCAGTTGAAATCATCCGTAAGGTAGAAGTGCCATGCAGGTCAGAGCTCACACAGAGATACGAAGCAGCCAATAGAACGGTTCAAATGGCTGAAAATTTTGTGAAGGaccatgaaaatgaaataaacaggTGGTTCAGGGAATTTGAAGATGGCCCAATTTTTGAAGCCAAGTCAGATAGAAGAGTTTATGCAAATGGAGAAGCAAGCCATGATATAAAACAAGAGAGTAGTACATTTTGTAAGGAGGAATTTGGATCAACATCTTTAGGAAACACTAATTTTGCAGACTTTTCTTACAAATATCCCATAGAGTTCCAAGAAAAAATTTCTGTTAAGCAGCCCAGAGTACGCTCTGAAACAAGGTCTATAAGCGAACATTTCTCAGGCATGGATGCATTTGAGAGTCAAGCTGTTGGGTCAAAGGTGACAGCTTCATCTTCACATAGCTCAGAAGCTGGCAAATCTGGCTTTGGCTTCAAGCATGCCCCACCGACCTATGAAGACGTTATTGCCGGTCATATTTTAGACATCTCTGATTCACCTAAAGAACTCAGGAGGAATTTTCAAAAAACATGGCAGGAGAGTGAAAGAGTTTTTCAAAGTCTGGGATATGCAACATCAGATGCTTCTGCAACTGAGACCACCTTCCAGGAGGGATCTGCATTTTTAAATG